A section of the Lepidochelys kempii isolate rLepKem1 chromosome 4, rLepKem1.hap2, whole genome shotgun sequence genome encodes:
- the RBM47 gene encoding RNA-binding protein 47 isoform X2, which yields MLCLRFHHTLNDFDIMTAEDSTARMSNDSSNMSTTKVPEGVAGAPNEAALLALMERTGYTMIQENGQRKYGGPPPGWEGLHPPRGCEVFVGKIPRDVYEDELVPVFESVGRIYEMRLMMDFDGKNRGYAFVMYTHKHEAKRAVRELNNYEIRPGRLLGVCCSVDNCRLFIGGIPKMKKREEILEEISKVTEGVLDVIVYASAADKMKNRGFAFVEYESHRAAAMARRKLMPGRIQLWGHQIAVDWAEPEIDVDEDVMETVKILYVRNLMIETTEDTIKKIFGQFNPGCVERVKKIRDYAFVHFTSREDAVHAMNNLNGTELEGSCLEVTLAKPVDKEQYTRYQKAAKGGAAAAATTEVTQQPNYVYSCDPYTLAYYGYPYNALIGPNRDYFVKGSIRGRGRGAAGNRAPGPRGSYLGGYSAGRGIYSRYHEGKGKQQEKGYELVPNLELSAVNPVAIKPGAVAIPAIGAQYSMFQAAPAAKMMEDGKIHTVEHMINPIAVQQDPASAAAAAAAAAAAAGAVIPAVSTPPPFQGRPITPVYTMAPNIQRIPAAGIYGASYVPFAAPAATTATIATLQKNAAAAAAAAAAYGGYAGYIPQAFPTATIQVPIHDVYQTY from the exons GTTTCATCACACTTTGAATGATTTTGACATAATGACAGCTGAGGATTCCACTGCTAGGATGAGTAACGACTCCTCCAACATGTCTACAACCAAAGTTCCTGAAGGTGTAGCTGGTGCACCTAATGAGGCTGCCCTGTTGGCACTCATGGAGCGTACTGGATATACCATGATTCAAGAGAACGGGCAGCGCAAGTACGGTGGGCCTCCAcctggctgggaggggttgcaccCTCCTCGTGGCTGTGAAGTCTTTGTTGGTAAAATTCCTCGCGATGTGTACGAAGACGAGCTAGTGCCTGTGTTTGAGTCTGTAGGACGTATCTATGAAATGCGCCTGATGATGGACTTTGATGGGAAAAACCGCGGCTACGCTTTTGTTATGTACACACACAAGCATGAAGCCAAACGTGCTGTCAGAGAACTGAACAACTACGAAATCCGTCCTGGTAGGCTTCTAGGTGTTTGCTGCAGTGTGGATAACTGTAGACTGTTCATTGGAGGTATACCCAAGATGAAGAAGAGAGAGGAAATACTAGAAGAGATCTCCAAGGTGACTGAGGGCGTGCTAGACGTCATTGTGTATGCAAGTGCAGCAGACAAGATGAAAAATAGAGGCTTCGCCTTTGTGGAGTATGAAAGCCATCGAGCGGCCGCCATGGCCAGGAGAAAGCTGATGCCTGGGAGAATCCAACTGTGGGGCCACCAAATTGCTGTTGATTGGGCAGAACCAGAGATAGATGTTGATGAAGATGTAATGGAGACTGTTAAAATCCTGTATGTGAGGAATTTAATGATTGAAACCACGGAGGATACAATTAAAAAGATCTTTGGCCAGTTTAACCCTGGCTGTGTAGAACGGGTTAAAAAAATACGCGATTATGCCTTTGTGCACTTTACAAGCAGGGAAGATGCAGTTCATGCCATGAACAACCTCAATGGCACTGAACTTGAAGGCTCATGCCTGGAAGTTACCTTGGCCAAACCAGTAGACAAAGAGCAGTACACTCGTTATCAGAAAGCAGCtaaaggaggagcagcagcagcagcaacaacagaaGTAACTCAGCAACCCAATTATGTTTACTCTTGTGATCCGTATACACTAGCATATTATGGATATCCATACAATGCTCTGATCGGTCCCAACCGAGATTACTTTGTGAAAG GCAGCATAAGAGGCAGAGGGCGAGGTGCAGCTGGCAACAGAGCCCCTGGCCCCAGAGGCTCTTATCTGGGGGGATATTCTGCAGGCCGTGGCATATATAGCAGATACCAcgaagggaaaggaaaacagcAAGAAAAAGGATATGAGCTTGTACCCAATTTGGAGTTGTCTGCTGTCAATCCAGTTGCCATTAAACCTGGTGCAG TGGCAATCCCTGCTATTGGGGCCCAGTACTCCATGTTTCAGGCAGCTCCAGCAGCCAAGATGATGGAAGATGGCAAAATCCACACAGTGGAACATATGATCAATCCCATTGCTGTCCAGCAGGATCCAGCCAgcgcggcggcggcagcagcagcagcagcagcggcagcaggaGCTGTTATACCTGCAGTTTCAACCCCTCCACCTTTCCAG GGTCGCCCCATAACTCCAGTGTACACCATGGCTCCAAATATTCAGAGAATTCCTGCTGCAGGGATTTATGGTGCAAGTTATGTTCCGTTTGCAGCTCCTGCTGCAACAACAGCAACTATAGCCACACTACAGAAGAACGCCGCcgcagcagctgcagctgcagcagcgtATGGAGGATATGCCGGCTATATACCTCAGGCATTTCCTACTGCAACAATCCAGGTTCCAATACATGATGTCTACCAGACATACTGA
- the RBM47 gene encoding RNA-binding protein 47 isoform X1: protein MLCLRFHHTLNDFDIMTAEDSTARMSNDSSNMSTTKVPEGVAGAPNEAALLALMERTGYTMIQENGQRKYGGPPPGWEGLHPPRGCEVFVGKIPRDVYEDELVPVFESVGRIYEMRLMMDFDGKNRGYAFVMYTHKHEAKRAVRELNNYEIRPGRLLGVCCSVDNCRLFIGGIPKMKKREEILEEISKVTEGVLDVIVYASAADKMKNRGFAFVEYESHRAAAMARRKLMPGRIQLWGHQIAVDWAEPEIDVDEDVMETVKILYVRNLMIETTEDTIKKIFGQFNPGCVERVKKIRDYAFVHFTSREDAVHAMNNLNGTELEGSCLEVTLAKPVDKEQYTRYQKAAKGGAAAAATTEVTQQPNYVYSCDPYTLAYYGYPYNALIGPNRDYFVKAGSIRGRGRGAAGNRAPGPRGSYLGGYSAGRGIYSRYHEGKGKQQEKGYELVPNLELSAVNPVAIKPGAVAIPAIGAQYSMFQAAPAAKMMEDGKIHTVEHMINPIAVQQDPASAAAAAAAAAAAAGAVIPAVSTPPPFQGRPITPVYTMAPNIQRIPAAGIYGASYVPFAAPAATTATIATLQKNAAAAAAAAAAYGGYAGYIPQAFPTATIQVPIHDVYQTY from the exons GTTTCATCACACTTTGAATGATTTTGACATAATGACAGCTGAGGATTCCACTGCTAGGATGAGTAACGACTCCTCCAACATGTCTACAACCAAAGTTCCTGAAGGTGTAGCTGGTGCACCTAATGAGGCTGCCCTGTTGGCACTCATGGAGCGTACTGGATATACCATGATTCAAGAGAACGGGCAGCGCAAGTACGGTGGGCCTCCAcctggctgggaggggttgcaccCTCCTCGTGGCTGTGAAGTCTTTGTTGGTAAAATTCCTCGCGATGTGTACGAAGACGAGCTAGTGCCTGTGTTTGAGTCTGTAGGACGTATCTATGAAATGCGCCTGATGATGGACTTTGATGGGAAAAACCGCGGCTACGCTTTTGTTATGTACACACACAAGCATGAAGCCAAACGTGCTGTCAGAGAACTGAACAACTACGAAATCCGTCCTGGTAGGCTTCTAGGTGTTTGCTGCAGTGTGGATAACTGTAGACTGTTCATTGGAGGTATACCCAAGATGAAGAAGAGAGAGGAAATACTAGAAGAGATCTCCAAGGTGACTGAGGGCGTGCTAGACGTCATTGTGTATGCAAGTGCAGCAGACAAGATGAAAAATAGAGGCTTCGCCTTTGTGGAGTATGAAAGCCATCGAGCGGCCGCCATGGCCAGGAGAAAGCTGATGCCTGGGAGAATCCAACTGTGGGGCCACCAAATTGCTGTTGATTGGGCAGAACCAGAGATAGATGTTGATGAAGATGTAATGGAGACTGTTAAAATCCTGTATGTGAGGAATTTAATGATTGAAACCACGGAGGATACAATTAAAAAGATCTTTGGCCAGTTTAACCCTGGCTGTGTAGAACGGGTTAAAAAAATACGCGATTATGCCTTTGTGCACTTTACAAGCAGGGAAGATGCAGTTCATGCCATGAACAACCTCAATGGCACTGAACTTGAAGGCTCATGCCTGGAAGTTACCTTGGCCAAACCAGTAGACAAAGAGCAGTACACTCGTTATCAGAAAGCAGCtaaaggaggagcagcagcagcagcaacaacagaaGTAACTCAGCAACCCAATTATGTTTACTCTTGTGATCCGTATACACTAGCATATTATGGATATCCATACAATGCTCTGATCGGTCCCAACCGAGATTACTTTGTGAAAG CAGGCAGCATAAGAGGCAGAGGGCGAGGTGCAGCTGGCAACAGAGCCCCTGGCCCCAGAGGCTCTTATCTGGGGGGATATTCTGCAGGCCGTGGCATATATAGCAGATACCAcgaagggaaaggaaaacagcAAGAAAAAGGATATGAGCTTGTACCCAATTTGGAGTTGTCTGCTGTCAATCCAGTTGCCATTAAACCTGGTGCAG TGGCAATCCCTGCTATTGGGGCCCAGTACTCCATGTTTCAGGCAGCTCCAGCAGCCAAGATGATGGAAGATGGCAAAATCCACACAGTGGAACATATGATCAATCCCATTGCTGTCCAGCAGGATCCAGCCAgcgcggcggcggcagcagcagcagcagcagcggcagcaggaGCTGTTATACCTGCAGTTTCAACCCCTCCACCTTTCCAG GGTCGCCCCATAACTCCAGTGTACACCATGGCTCCAAATATTCAGAGAATTCCTGCTGCAGGGATTTATGGTGCAAGTTATGTTCCGTTTGCAGCTCCTGCTGCAACAACAGCAACTATAGCCACACTACAGAAGAACGCCGCcgcagcagctgcagctgcagcagcgtATGGAGGATATGCCGGCTATATACCTCAGGCATTTCCTACTGCAACAATCCAGGTTCCAATACATGATGTCTACCAGACATACTGA
- the RBM47 gene encoding RNA-binding protein 47 isoform X4, giving the protein MLCLRFHHTLNDFDIMTAEDSTARMSNDSSNMSTTKVPEGVAGAPNEAALLALMERTGYTMIQENGQRKYGGPPPGWEGLHPPRGCEVFVGKIPRDVYEDELVPVFESVGRIYEMRLMMDFDGKNRGYAFVMYTHKHEAKRAVRELNNYEIRPGRLLGVCCSVDNCRLFIGGIPKMKKREEILEEISKVTEGVLDVIVYASAADKMKNRGFAFVEYESHRAAAMARRKLMPGRIQLWGHQIAVDWAEPEIDVDEDVMETVKILYVRNLMIETTEDTIKKIFGQFNPGCVERVKKIRDYAFVHFTSREDAVHAMNNLNGTELEGSCLEVTLAKPVDKEQYTRYQKAAKGGAAAAATTEVTQQPNYVYSCDPYTLAYYGYPYNALIGPNRDYFVKVAIPAIGAQYSMFQAAPAAKMMEDGKIHTVEHMINPIAVQQDPASAAAAAAAAAAAAGAVIPAVSTPPPFQGRPITPVYTMAPNIQRIPAAGIYGASYVPFAAPAATTATIATLQKNAAAAAAAAAAYGGYAGYIPQAFPTATIQVPIHDVYQTY; this is encoded by the exons GTTTCATCACACTTTGAATGATTTTGACATAATGACAGCTGAGGATTCCACTGCTAGGATGAGTAACGACTCCTCCAACATGTCTACAACCAAAGTTCCTGAAGGTGTAGCTGGTGCACCTAATGAGGCTGCCCTGTTGGCACTCATGGAGCGTACTGGATATACCATGATTCAAGAGAACGGGCAGCGCAAGTACGGTGGGCCTCCAcctggctgggaggggttgcaccCTCCTCGTGGCTGTGAAGTCTTTGTTGGTAAAATTCCTCGCGATGTGTACGAAGACGAGCTAGTGCCTGTGTTTGAGTCTGTAGGACGTATCTATGAAATGCGCCTGATGATGGACTTTGATGGGAAAAACCGCGGCTACGCTTTTGTTATGTACACACACAAGCATGAAGCCAAACGTGCTGTCAGAGAACTGAACAACTACGAAATCCGTCCTGGTAGGCTTCTAGGTGTTTGCTGCAGTGTGGATAACTGTAGACTGTTCATTGGAGGTATACCCAAGATGAAGAAGAGAGAGGAAATACTAGAAGAGATCTCCAAGGTGACTGAGGGCGTGCTAGACGTCATTGTGTATGCAAGTGCAGCAGACAAGATGAAAAATAGAGGCTTCGCCTTTGTGGAGTATGAAAGCCATCGAGCGGCCGCCATGGCCAGGAGAAAGCTGATGCCTGGGAGAATCCAACTGTGGGGCCACCAAATTGCTGTTGATTGGGCAGAACCAGAGATAGATGTTGATGAAGATGTAATGGAGACTGTTAAAATCCTGTATGTGAGGAATTTAATGATTGAAACCACGGAGGATACAATTAAAAAGATCTTTGGCCAGTTTAACCCTGGCTGTGTAGAACGGGTTAAAAAAATACGCGATTATGCCTTTGTGCACTTTACAAGCAGGGAAGATGCAGTTCATGCCATGAACAACCTCAATGGCACTGAACTTGAAGGCTCATGCCTGGAAGTTACCTTGGCCAAACCAGTAGACAAAGAGCAGTACACTCGTTATCAGAAAGCAGCtaaaggaggagcagcagcagcagcaacaacagaaGTAACTCAGCAACCCAATTATGTTTACTCTTGTGATCCGTATACACTAGCATATTATGGATATCCATACAATGCTCTGATCGGTCCCAACCGAGATTACTTTGTGAAAG TGGCAATCCCTGCTATTGGGGCCCAGTACTCCATGTTTCAGGCAGCTCCAGCAGCCAAGATGATGGAAGATGGCAAAATCCACACAGTGGAACATATGATCAATCCCATTGCTGTCCAGCAGGATCCAGCCAgcgcggcggcggcagcagcagcagcagcagcggcagcaggaGCTGTTATACCTGCAGTTTCAACCCCTCCACCTTTCCAG GGTCGCCCCATAACTCCAGTGTACACCATGGCTCCAAATATTCAGAGAATTCCTGCTGCAGGGATTTATGGTGCAAGTTATGTTCCGTTTGCAGCTCCTGCTGCAACAACAGCAACTATAGCCACACTACAGAAGAACGCCGCcgcagcagctgcagctgcagcagcgtATGGAGGATATGCCGGCTATATACCTCAGGCATTTCCTACTGCAACAATCCAGGTTCCAATACATGATGTCTACCAGACATACTGA
- the RBM47 gene encoding RNA-binding protein 47 isoform X3 — protein sequence MTAEDSTARMSNDSSNMSTTKVPEGVAGAPNEAALLALMERTGYTMIQENGQRKYGGPPPGWEGLHPPRGCEVFVGKIPRDVYEDELVPVFESVGRIYEMRLMMDFDGKNRGYAFVMYTHKHEAKRAVRELNNYEIRPGRLLGVCCSVDNCRLFIGGIPKMKKREEILEEISKVTEGVLDVIVYASAADKMKNRGFAFVEYESHRAAAMARRKLMPGRIQLWGHQIAVDWAEPEIDVDEDVMETVKILYVRNLMIETTEDTIKKIFGQFNPGCVERVKKIRDYAFVHFTSREDAVHAMNNLNGTELEGSCLEVTLAKPVDKEQYTRYQKAAKGGAAAAATTEVTQQPNYVYSCDPYTLAYYGYPYNALIGPNRDYFVKAGSIRGRGRGAAGNRAPGPRGSYLGGYSAGRGIYSRYHEGKGKQQEKGYELVPNLELSAVNPVAIKPGAVAIPAIGAQYSMFQAAPAAKMMEDGKIHTVEHMINPIAVQQDPASAAAAAAAAAAAAGAVIPAVSTPPPFQGRPITPVYTMAPNIQRIPAAGIYGASYVPFAAPAATTATIATLQKNAAAAAAAAAAYGGYAGYIPQAFPTATIQVPIHDVYQTY from the exons ATGACAGCTGAGGATTCCACTGCTAGGATGAGTAACGACTCCTCCAACATGTCTACAACCAAAGTTCCTGAAGGTGTAGCTGGTGCACCTAATGAGGCTGCCCTGTTGGCACTCATGGAGCGTACTGGATATACCATGATTCAAGAGAACGGGCAGCGCAAGTACGGTGGGCCTCCAcctggctgggaggggttgcaccCTCCTCGTGGCTGTGAAGTCTTTGTTGGTAAAATTCCTCGCGATGTGTACGAAGACGAGCTAGTGCCTGTGTTTGAGTCTGTAGGACGTATCTATGAAATGCGCCTGATGATGGACTTTGATGGGAAAAACCGCGGCTACGCTTTTGTTATGTACACACACAAGCATGAAGCCAAACGTGCTGTCAGAGAACTGAACAACTACGAAATCCGTCCTGGTAGGCTTCTAGGTGTTTGCTGCAGTGTGGATAACTGTAGACTGTTCATTGGAGGTATACCCAAGATGAAGAAGAGAGAGGAAATACTAGAAGAGATCTCCAAGGTGACTGAGGGCGTGCTAGACGTCATTGTGTATGCAAGTGCAGCAGACAAGATGAAAAATAGAGGCTTCGCCTTTGTGGAGTATGAAAGCCATCGAGCGGCCGCCATGGCCAGGAGAAAGCTGATGCCTGGGAGAATCCAACTGTGGGGCCACCAAATTGCTGTTGATTGGGCAGAACCAGAGATAGATGTTGATGAAGATGTAATGGAGACTGTTAAAATCCTGTATGTGAGGAATTTAATGATTGAAACCACGGAGGATACAATTAAAAAGATCTTTGGCCAGTTTAACCCTGGCTGTGTAGAACGGGTTAAAAAAATACGCGATTATGCCTTTGTGCACTTTACAAGCAGGGAAGATGCAGTTCATGCCATGAACAACCTCAATGGCACTGAACTTGAAGGCTCATGCCTGGAAGTTACCTTGGCCAAACCAGTAGACAAAGAGCAGTACACTCGTTATCAGAAAGCAGCtaaaggaggagcagcagcagcagcaacaacagaaGTAACTCAGCAACCCAATTATGTTTACTCTTGTGATCCGTATACACTAGCATATTATGGATATCCATACAATGCTCTGATCGGTCCCAACCGAGATTACTTTGTGAAAG CAGGCAGCATAAGAGGCAGAGGGCGAGGTGCAGCTGGCAACAGAGCCCCTGGCCCCAGAGGCTCTTATCTGGGGGGATATTCTGCAGGCCGTGGCATATATAGCAGATACCAcgaagggaaaggaaaacagcAAGAAAAAGGATATGAGCTTGTACCCAATTTGGAGTTGTCTGCTGTCAATCCAGTTGCCATTAAACCTGGTGCAG TGGCAATCCCTGCTATTGGGGCCCAGTACTCCATGTTTCAGGCAGCTCCAGCAGCCAAGATGATGGAAGATGGCAAAATCCACACAGTGGAACATATGATCAATCCCATTGCTGTCCAGCAGGATCCAGCCAgcgcggcggcggcagcagcagcagcagcagcggcagcaggaGCTGTTATACCTGCAGTTTCAACCCCTCCACCTTTCCAG GGTCGCCCCATAACTCCAGTGTACACCATGGCTCCAAATATTCAGAGAATTCCTGCTGCAGGGATTTATGGTGCAAGTTATGTTCCGTTTGCAGCTCCTGCTGCAACAACAGCAACTATAGCCACACTACAGAAGAACGCCGCcgcagcagctgcagctgcagcagcgtATGGAGGATATGCCGGCTATATACCTCAGGCATTTCCTACTGCAACAATCCAGGTTCCAATACATGATGTCTACCAGACATACTGA